In Lolium rigidum isolate FL_2022 chromosome 3, APGP_CSIRO_Lrig_0.1, whole genome shotgun sequence, the genomic window CACAAACAAATGTAAATCTTCATGAGGTTGGATCTAAAGGAAAGTTTTCTATGGAATTTCATACCATAAAAAGAATTTATATCATTTGAAATTCTGCAGAGCAAATAAACTCTATAGGAAAAAATTCTAAGGAAAAGAATCCTCCAAAATTTATATGGAACTACTTTGAGGGATTCTTTCATTTAAATGATTTTAATAGAAATTATTGTTGATTGGAATCCTTAGGAATCTGTCATATGTTAGTTGTTAGGTCATAGGATTGGATCCTATATGATATTTTCCTAAGGATTCTCCTTTGCATTATATTTTGGTCTTATTAGGTTCACATGATTCTAAAAAAAAGAATAATAAAAACACTGGATTAGAATAGGAATGTATATGCAAAAAGGTAAACTTAGGTGTTTGGAACATATATAACACATGGATAGTAATATATACTATATGGTCAAATGAAAGTCAAAACACATGTATAATTAGGACGATATTATGTCCTGAAGACCTCGTTCTCATTCTTCACATGTATGAATTTGGGAAATAGGTCCAAGTGAGTTGTAAAATTTATGTATTTTTacttcaaaataaataaatattaatgGATATTTTCCTTAGTTTGTTCCGTTTCTCCATTCTTGTAAACCAAACTGATGAACAGTGACACCAAAAAAATCCTATTCTTATgacattcctccttttgttccCCTTTGAACCACTTCATaggaaagaaaccaaaatcatgtAGCATTCGGATGGACATGCGTTCAAATCCTGTTTTTTATTTGCCCTTTTTAGAATCCGGTGAATTAAAGTGGACCCAAGTACCCAACCAAAGATACCCttatgctgtgtttggttgcacGGAATTGGGGCTCGGAATTGGAATTGAGGTCCAAAAAGGCCAATTCTGCTGTTTAGTTGCACTTGGAATTGGGCCGTGGAATTCGGGCTCAATTCCGAGCCCCCCACCCGCATGTGTATTTTTTGGCCCCTTCAATTCAGAGGTCTAGAGCTCTGTATTGCTCGGAATTGCTTGCGCCCTCGTCCCCGCGAGTCCCCTCCTGCGCCTCCTTCCCTCCCATGGAGCCGGAGCGGGCCGGCAAGCCGGAGCAgggcccctccgccgccgccgcctgcctccaggcctcaccgccgccacccgccgccgggtcagcctcctccctccccatccctggcctcgggccgccgccgccgtgccggccTGCAGggcccctccaccgccgcctgccTGCCTCCATGACTCGCTGCCACCACCAGGCCATCCACCGCCGCCTGCCTCcaggcctcgccgccgccacccgccgctgCCTGCAgggcccctccgccgccgcctgcctgcctccaggcctcgccgccgccgggccaCCCGGCGCACTGCGGGGCCCCTCCGCCGCCGTTTGCCCGCCTCcgaggcctcgccgccgccggtccaCCCGCACTGCCGCgggcccctccgccgccgcctgcctgcTCCAGGCCTCGCCGCCGCCCCTGGCCCCCCTTCTTCCCCGTCGCCCCATTTGCATTCAGGAAAGAGAATAGGGaataaaaggagaaaagaaaaatggaaagaaaaaaaGGTTATTATGTGAAAAATAAATAACATTCTAATATATATGTGTATATTTCATTCATATTACAAAGTTTATATATTGTTTaaagttaaaaaaaaatcaattccACACAATGTGCATCCAAACAGGttttagaattccattgatcttttGATTCTGCAAACGAATACCATGCGCATCCAAACAGGTTTTATGGTATTCCATTGAAATtgttgatttggttttccattgccAATTGAATTCAGAGTTGAATTCTGTGCATCCAAACACTGCCTTAGGGTTTTTGCTCACTCTATTTCATTTTCTTCCCATTCTCTTCCCAGTGCACCTAGTTGTTGGGTGTGCGATATATATCTTAAAAGCTAAAACAAAGAACTTTGTAGTACCCTATATTAGTGTATAAACTTCTCTAATTTGAACTATTGGCAGACAGTGCACACCAAACTGAATTAATACAAGTGCAGATATAAAAAGATTGCTCACTTTAGCTGCAACAGTTACAAAGATAAGAAACCCACCGAAGGGTGATATACAGATAGGCACACACATATATAGAGGTCCATTGCAAAACACAGAATGAAATCAGAACATTACTAACCTCCAAAACCATTGCACTATCGAGGAAGCTCCCCTCCACAAAAGCAAACCAACATCTCTTAATCCTGCTGCCGGTGGATAATGCACCATCACAATCTCTCTCCTTTTAATATCACAGATGCACCCATATGGCCCAATATTTTTACAAGGAAAATCAGGCAAGGGACACGTATTAGCCTCTCCAGCTGTCTCCACCCAGCTGAAACATCACCTCCCttgtcctcctccggttcccatgCATGCACCCATGCAATTCAACACACCTCTTCGATCTCCTCCTCTCTCATCTTCACTGCTGCACACCTCACCATCTCTGCCTCTCTCACTCTACCCTTCCAtccctatatatacacacacgcaCGCCACCAAATCCCAACACCAACTCGACCGAGCTCACACTCTGCGACATTGCAGCAGCAAAAGAACTTGCGCAGGAGCATCACTAGCTAGCTAGGAAGCTTTTGTTGATCATTGCTGCGATGGAGGCCTTGCTGGACAATGCCGCCACTGCCGAGCAGGATCGGGAGCAGTACCGTGGGGTGAGGAAGAGGAAGTGGGGAAAGTGGGTGTCGGAGATCAGGGAGCCCGGCAAGAAGACGCGCATCTGGCTGGGCAGCTTCGAGTCGCCGGAGATGGCCGCTGTGGCGCACGACGTGGCCTCGCTCCGGCTGCGCGGGAGAGAGGCCAGGCTCAACTTCCCGGACATCGCCCATCTCTTCCGCAGGCCGGCCACCGCCGAGCCCGACGACGTccgggcggcggcgctggaggccGCGGCTCAGGTGCGGTTCAGGCCCGACCTCCTGCTGCAGACCGGCGGCTGTGGCAGAGGCGGCAGCTGCTCCCCGGACTTGCTCGATGACGTGGCCTGGGATGTCATGCTCGGCGCTGATGATCTGGAGGCCCAGTCGCCCAAAATGTGGGCTGAGCTGGCTGAGGCCATGCTGTTGGCCCCACCTGTCTGGGAGGGCAGTGCCGTAGACAATGACGAGTGGGCCAATGGCTCGCTCTGGGACCCATCTTGCTGGAGCTACTAATCGCACGTTCTTTGGTTCCTAGAGGTTTTAACTGGATTTTTTCCAAAAACCTAGATAAGTTAGGAATTCCAGAGGTTAATGCCCGAACAGATTTAGGAATCGGCAGCTCAAGGGAGTTCTTATGATATTTTCAAGTGTGTGGGGTAGATAGCAACGGTCCAGCACGTGCAATTCACGTAGGACACAATAAGTATTCCTGTAATTCTTTTCATTATCTCCACTTTATATGAAATGTTGAGAATGTGGTTGAAATAAATATGCCAGAAAGGTATATTTAAGAAGGATGCCCATTTCGTTTGCTCAAGGGGCTTTTGTTACTTCCCTCGAGTTGTCATATGCATATGCCATCGCCAAGATGATTTgtagcactggtggaaaaacaggcttccgggaagccccataagtcgcgaaggtaaaggaaccgcgactaatggggtctttagtcgcggttcgtgtggcgaaccgcgaccaaaggcccgagcccgggcgcacggtggccagctggtgcacgtgggggctttagtcgcggttggccagcccaaccgcgactaaaggtgcccgaaggcctttagtcgcggttggccaggcaaccgggactaaagcccctcccctatatatacccatccagcagccaacacttagccatttggagccattctcttcacaaacttcacaagtgagtgttaggtttgcttttggttcctcttatgcacataaggtgtttgatgaaatgccccaagagcatgaaacaaacatgatatgaagtgttggagtcacacttgagctttctcatttattttttcctcctcgatcgcggttagcaacttgaacctttgatgtgtcattgataaaatatgcatgtgtgtgtagttcattgtttaatttatattgtttgtagctagttagtttaacaaatgcatgatggttaattatatattttatattataataatgcagatgaatcggcaatggatgtacggtaaccgactctccggcgagttcggtacgggtttgaaagatttcctcgtagtggctaatgcgaacaagcggggggttttgttatctgtccatgtgttaagtgtaagaatcggaagggttactcttcctcaagagatgttcacatgcaccgcttcggcacggtttcatgccaagctataattgttggaccaagcatggagaaagaggggttataatggaagaagatgaagaaggggatgatttcaatgatgaaagctatctttctcatttcggtgatactttcatggaggatgctgaaggtgaaggggaaggtgaagaagaggcacgtgatgatcccgttgatgatcttggtcggaccattgctgatgcacggagacggctgcgaaactgaaaaagagagggagaatttggatcgcatgttagaggatcacggggaaGGCGCTGTactccggatgcgatgatggtccgaaaaagctgggctgcactgcTTGGATttcgctgagatggaaggcacgggcgggtgtagccgactcggcatttgaaaacttgctgaaaatattgaagaatatgtttccaaagaataacgagttgcccgccactacgtacgaagcaaagaaggttgtccgccctctaggtttagaggttacgaagatacatgcatgcatcaacgactcgcatcctctaccgcggtgaatacgagaatttgaatgaatgcccggtatgcactcgcattgcgttataagatcggaggcgatgaccccggtgacgatgttgagggccggaaacccgggaagagggttcccgccaaggtgatgtggtatgctcctataataccacggttgaaacgtccgttcgggaacaaagagcatgccaagttgttgcgatggcacaaagaggaccgtaagtcggacggggagttgagacaccccgcagatggaacgcaatggagaaagatcgacggagagttcaaagattttgcagctgacgcaaggaacataagatttggtctaagtacggatggcatgaatccttttggcgagcgagctccggccatagcactcggcccgtgactctatgcatctacaaccttcctccttggttgtgcatgaagcggaagttcattatgatgccggtgctcatccaaggtccgaagcaacccggcaacgacatcgatgtgtacctaaggccattagttgatgagcttttacagctgtggggcagacccggtgtccgtgtgtgggatgagcacaaagaagaggaatttgacctacgagcgttgcttttcgtaaccatcaacgattggcctgctcttagtaacctttcgggactgtcaaataagggatacaatgcatgcacgcactgcttacatgaggccgaaagtgtacatttgccaaattgtaagaagaacgtgtaccttgggcatcgtcgatttcttccgaaaggtcatccgataagaaagaaaggcaagcattacaacggcaaggcggatcaccggccgaagctcgcggaacactacctggtgctgaggtatttgatatggtcaagggtttgaaagtcatctttggaaagggtcctcgcggacaatcggttccgaagggagccgacgggcacgtagccatgtggaagaagaaatctatattcgggagctagaatattggaaagtcctagaagtccgctacgcaatcgacgtgatgcacgttacgaagaatatttgcgtgaacatcctaagcttcttgggcgtgtatgggaagtcaaatgatacaaaggaagcacggcaggaccgagcaaagtttgaaagaccacgatgacctgcatccagaacggtttcaaggtcgtgccggctacgctccgaccaaagaagagaaggtcatcttttttgaatgccgagcggtatgaaggtcccgtcgggattctcgtccaatataaagggaataataaacatggcggagaaaaagttccaaaacccgaagtctcacgaccgccacgtgattatgacgcaattgcttccgattgctttgaggggctcctgctcggaaaatgttcgagtagccattgtgaagctatgtgcattcctcaatgcaatctctcggaaggtaatcaatccggaagttctaccacggttacggaacgatgtgatccaatgtcttgtcggtttcgagttggtgttcccgccatccttcttcaatattatgacgcacctcctggttcacctagtcgatgagatttccattctcggtcctgtatttctacacaatatgttccccttcgagaggttcatgggagtattaaagaaatatgttcgaaattactgcaccggagcctcagctggtggtcgaagttactgcaccggagcctcctcgctaccccgtggacgatataaaggagatgaaagcatgtcatctgtattatcctatcgggaacatgtccatgaaggtagccatcggcggtgctttaccactggagcactccaccacaacaaccccattcaagatggctatgctcgtgtgacggtggaggagatagtccaagggtttgaggacctggacattgacattgctacacccgaaggggtgaaaagacttggagatgtcaagcgccagttcattctatggcagaagaaatttatcaagtttccgggcgaggcgccaacaagtccaccccgtacggtggtggtggtggcggtggcggtgacggtggcggtggcggtggcggtgacggtggcggtggcggtgacggtggcggtggcggtgacggtggcggtggtgcttcacctaatacacctcattcacgtcagccgacgacgccgcccccggtccttgtccggcgggtgatcggacaccggtaccgcccccaatccacctccggcgaagaagcgagaagcggtcccgggttattaacccggacccttatgtacctaagaaaacaaagataccgagccatcatcgaagcctctcatcccgaggccttgggaacttagtgtcgaggaaaatgcagcggccgtggctgctcgagcatgagaaatggaaggaggagtgcaagaagaaaagagagggcgagcccaagccggtattttcgatgagcaaaagaagtgggctaagtcatttttgaacacaccgtcccaagccgcgaagaatctgcacgacgactatttacgtgaacttcgtaggcaagcactcgagttcaagaggaacaaagagttggcggagaagaaagccttggaggccgagaaaaaattagaaagggggaaagaagttgcccagctcggggaacaaagtaaacaatcgatcgccccgctcatagtgcaagccgccggtccggatgcccccgatatcatagcaggctgcggcagcacatggattgaccgtaacgagtgccggagaacaagcggccgagttaggtatcactcttcgtgcatctgttaggccttgatgaggcgccaatgaaggacgtagtatttacatatgtgaagaatggccctctcatcgagcctgcgcgaggaagaggatctacctcgacaaatgaaaggtccgctaaattggtacaagggttacataaaacatgaaaacgccaaagactatatctatgcggaagttaaatatgtgcatcacttcaaacgttactgggtacaaattcctccgagtgaattgttccaatctgttcaatctgcgcgagctcgacaaatctatcatcggttgctacgttctgtaagtgatttattaatttctaccccatctcgttcattgcactgcactatatatatatatatatatatatatatatatatatatatattgtcctaactatcttgttgtgtacgctatatattatgcgagaatgaagaagcgggaaatgcgaataaggaacatccatgatgttgggttcattgacccacacatcgttaattcatatgtgttagaacaccaccccgccgacgtggaggaagactgtggcggtttattagaaaacagcaagagaaaagtgatattctatttccttaccattttgggtgagtgtttcgtcttgagcacattctcttttgtttactccatgcatggtatgtggctaatcgatgagttatgcatgattgtgcatgtatcgtgtccgcgagttccactggattcttatggtaattaaagttcagacctcctcagttctcgtccacgactctctgaatatggatccggcgctttggggcgacatgagaaaaatgatgcaaaagtaattattttcattcatttgcactttatatcgatcggcctatttcgttcatcatttcctaatatcaagtaactaattaataactctcttgtttatttaattttctttgcctcgtagggtttggagacggttcgtagataccaaggtcggtgaattcaaaaagagctacattttaaaatggcgagtgccGACGTATTGGGGATACtcggccaccggggaccaatctatgtggatactatgtttgtgagaggatccggagataccgcaatgagcgggaccggacgtgtgagaacaacatcccgaggaataacctccggaagacgcttagtccggaagctcgcttccgaccacttcaagaggaactaggctggatggttggcgaggaagtcatcgatcctagaggagaacactattacgatgacgtagatctttatgtgcaccggaatttgtaactaacttgttcaaaattgtatatggtcatccgatattgaatatatattgtatatggtcatccgatattgaatatatattgtatattcctcttgaattctttttggttctaatttcaaatttgtttgaaattgtacattcatatgcatgtatgtatacgagcatcgtagaatatgtgaaactccttcaaaattaaaacccaaaagaaataaaataatacaaattaaaaagaaaccagatttagggggaggggggctaaaccctaaacctgcggaggcctttagtcgcggttggccggaagaaccgcgactaaaggtcctccgccccagcGCCgctctgcggcccacgtggatgggcctttagtcgcggttcgtaaggaaccgcgactaaagggggggcctttagtcgcgctactttggtcgcggttgggccaccgcgactaatggcagttgccaaccgcgaccaaagcccctttttccaccagtgtagcATCTGTCGATTTAATTGGAAATAAGAAAGAACCCATCTTGGTATAGCCCTAAGAGCGTACTCCCGCCACCGGAGTTCCGATGCCAGTGATGGCAGTTATATGCATAAGATACACGTACCAACAATAATTTAGGCCCTTATATAGTTTTGGTTTCTTTTCCTTATTTATTCATATattaaaacaaataaaaatacgTAGCAAAGAGTtgttatccccccccccccccaaaaaaaaaatcagattcaTTTTGCAGGTTTTCATTGTATCTCGCATGTGTGGTTGTGTATGTATGAACGTTGTACTCTCTTTTAGAAAAATACATACTCGATATTAAAGTGAAATCATGTATGCAACGGGAGGATTTTCATAAATTTAAGGA contains:
- the LOC124699755 gene encoding ethylene-responsive transcription factor ERF022-like codes for the protein MEALLDNAATAEQDREQYRGVRKRKWGKWVSEIREPGKKTRIWLGSFESPEMAAVAHDVASLRLRGREARLNFPDIAHLFRRPATAEPDDVRAAALEAAAQVRFRPDLLLQTGGCGRGGSCSPDLLDDVAWDVMLGADDLEAQSPKMWAELAEAMLLAPPVWEGSAVDNDEWANGSLWDPSCWSY